A window of Pseudomonas monteilii contains these coding sequences:
- a CDS encoding formyltetrahydrofolate deformylase (produces formate from formyl-tetrahydrofolate which is the major source of formate for PurT in de novo purine nucleotide biosynthesis; has a role in one-carbon metabolism; forms a homohexamer; activated by methionine and inhibited by glycine), giving the protein MRTFRLVIACPDGVGIVASVSHFLASHNGWINEASHHSDEQSGWFFMRHEIRADSLPFGIEAFREAFAPIAEAFSMTWHITDSAQKKRVVLMASRESHCLADLLHRWHTGELDCDIPCVISNHDDLRSMVEWHGIPFFHVPVDPQDKQPAFAEVARLVEAHDADVIVLARYMQILPPQLCQDYAGQVINIHHSFLPSFVGAKPYHQAALRGVKLIGATCHYVTEELDAGPIIEQDVVRVSHADTIDDMVRFGRDVEKMVLARGLRYHLEDRVLVHGNKTVVFD; this is encoded by the coding sequence CCGACGGCGTGGGCATCGTGGCCAGCGTCAGCCATTTCCTGGCTTCTCATAACGGTTGGATCAATGAGGCCAGCCACCATTCCGATGAGCAGAGCGGCTGGTTCTTCATGCGCCATGAAATTCGCGCCGACTCGTTGCCGTTCGGTATCGAAGCGTTCCGCGAAGCCTTCGCGCCGATCGCCGAAGCCTTTTCCATGACCTGGCACATCACCGACTCGGCGCAGAAGAAGCGTGTCGTGCTGATGGCCAGCCGTGAATCGCACTGCCTGGCGGACCTGCTGCACCGCTGGCACACCGGTGAGCTGGACTGCGATATTCCGTGCGTCATTTCCAACCATGACGACCTGCGCAGCATGGTCGAGTGGCACGGTATTCCTTTCTTCCATGTGCCGGTCGATCCGCAGGACAAGCAGCCGGCGTTCGCCGAGGTCGCACGCCTGGTCGAGGCCCATGACGCCGACGTCATCGTGCTGGCGCGTTACATGCAGATTCTGCCGCCTCAGCTGTGCCAGGACTACGCGGGCCAGGTGATCAACATCCACCACAGCTTCCTGCCCTCGTTCGTCGGCGCCAAGCCCTACCACCAGGCTGCGCTGCGCGGGGTGAAGCTGATCGGTGCCACGTGCCACTACGTGACCGAGGAGCTGGATGCCGGGCCGATCATCGAGCAGGACGTGGTACGCGTCAGCCATGCCGACACCATCGACGACATGGTGCGGTTCGGCCGCGACGTCGAGAAGATGGTGCTGGCGCGCGGGCTGCGCTATCACCTCGAGGACCGTGTACTGGTCCATGGCAACAAGACCGTGGTCTTCGACTGA
- a CDS encoding deacetylase, with translation MHDATPTTRSLMVVLHDVAPETWPDYRPFVEAVDAMGDVPMTWLVVPDFHHRNALSRSPDFCSLLERRLAKGDELALHGYYHADDGPAARSPKEFFMRRIYTHEGEFYGLSQAEALERLHEGMALFERQGWPLAGFVAPAWLMSEGTREALKTLPLRYTSTPQHLYSLPDFTPITAPGLVWSARSAWRRGLSRLLCDWQRRRLESADSLRLGLHPVDMRHPSSRDYWLEAVRELLAQGRVPMTKSTWLDHRVAA, from the coding sequence ATGCATGACGCCACGCCAACGACCCGCAGCCTGATGGTCGTGCTGCACGACGTCGCCCCGGAAACGTGGCCCGACTACCGCCCGTTCGTCGAAGCCGTGGACGCCATGGGCGATGTACCGATGACCTGGCTGGTGGTGCCTGATTTCCACCACCGCAATGCACTGTCGCGCTCGCCGGACTTCTGCAGCCTGCTCGAACGGCGCCTGGCCAAGGGCGACGAGCTGGCGCTGCATGGCTACTACCACGCCGACGATGGCCCGGCCGCCCGCTCGCCGAAAGAATTCTTCATGCGTCGGATCTATACCCACGAGGGCGAGTTCTACGGCCTGAGCCAGGCGGAGGCACTCGAACGCCTGCACGAGGGCATGGCGCTGTTCGAGCGCCAGGGCTGGCCGCTGGCCGGGTTCGTCGCACCGGCCTGGCTGATGAGCGAAGGCACGCGCGAGGCCCTGAAAACCCTGCCCCTGCGCTACACCAGTACGCCGCAGCATCTGTACAGCCTGCCCGACTTCACCCCGATCACCGCCCCAGGCCTGGTCTGGAGTGCCCGTAGCGCCTGGCGTCGCGGGCTGTCCCGCCTGCTGTGCGACTGGCAGCGTCGACGCCTCGAGAGCGCCGACAGCCTGCGCCTGGGGCTGCACCCGGTGGACATGCGCCATCCCTCCTCGCGTGATTACTGGCTCGAAGCCGTGCGCGAGCTGCTGGCGCAAGGTCGCGTGCCCATGACCAAATCGACCTGGCTGGATCACAGGGTCGCCGCATGA
- a CDS encoding glycoside hydrolase: MLIVHIADITMFYAPASGGVRTYLDAKHRRLGNMPGVQHSLLIPGPKPSDANGVYKVPAMALPFGNGYRFPVRLAPWCKVLRRLQPDLIEVGDPYFTAWAALEARRQLDVPVIGFYHSDLPLLVKNRMGGWFTPNVEAYVSKLYGNFDRVLAPSQVMADKLTRLGVKDVHVQRLGVDLTTFHPDQRDTQIRARLGIPDTARLLVFAGRGSREKNLPVLLDCMRQLGKPYHLLLVGSNMPTAVPDNVTVINHFSPAQDVARLMASADLLVHAGDQETFGLVILEAMASGTPVVAVRAGAFSELVNEQCGRLCRPNDGRAMAEAVREAFEEGTRKLGAQARRHVEQHYAWDAVVNGLLGHYQAVLGHQPEVLAHA, from the coding sequence ATGCTGATCGTGCACATCGCTGACATCACCATGTTCTATGCCCCGGCCAGCGGGGGTGTACGTACCTACCTCGATGCCAAGCACCGTCGCCTGGGCAACATGCCAGGCGTGCAACACAGTCTTTTGATTCCCGGCCCCAAGCCCAGCGATGCCAATGGCGTCTACAAGGTGCCGGCCATGGCCCTGCCCTTCGGCAACGGCTACCGCTTTCCCGTTCGACTGGCGCCGTGGTGCAAGGTCCTGCGCCGGCTGCAGCCCGACCTGATCGAGGTCGGCGATCCCTATTTCACGGCCTGGGCCGCGTTGGAAGCACGCCGACAGCTCGATGTGCCGGTGATCGGTTTCTACCACTCCGACCTGCCCTTGCTGGTCAAGAACCGCATGGGCGGCTGGTTCACGCCCAATGTCGAGGCCTACGTCAGCAAGCTGTACGGCAACTTCGACCGCGTGCTGGCGCCCAGCCAGGTCATGGCCGACAAGTTGACCCGCCTGGGCGTCAAGGACGTGCACGTGCAGCGCCTGGGCGTCGACCTGACGACCTTTCATCCCGATCAGCGCGACACGCAGATCAGGGCCCGGCTCGGTATCCCGGACACGGCGCGCCTGCTGGTCTTTGCCGGGCGCGGCTCGCGGGAAAAGAACCTGCCGGTCCTGCTCGACTGCATGCGCCAACTGGGCAAGCCCTACCATCTGCTGCTGGTGGGCTCGAACATGCCCACGGCTGTGCCCGACAACGTCACGGTCATCAACCATTTCTCACCGGCCCAGGACGTCGCACGCCTGATGGCCAGCGCCGACCTGCTGGTGCACGCTGGCGACCAGGAAACCTTCGGTCTGGTGATCCTCGAGGCCATGGCCAGCGGCACGCCAGTGGTGGCCGTGCGTGCCGGTGCCTTCAGCGAGCTGGTCAACGAGCAGTGTGGCCGGCTCTGCCGCCCCAATGATGGCCGGGCAATGGCCGAAGCCGTGCGCGAAGCCTTCGAGGAAGGCACGCGCAAGCTGGGTGCCCAGGCACGTCGCCATGTCGAACAGCATTACGCCTGGGATGCCGTGGTCAACGGTCTGCTGGGGCATTACCAGGCCGTGCTGGGCCATCAGCCCGAGGTGCTGGCCCATGCATGA
- a CDS encoding chemotaxis protein, whose protein sequence is MNKSLKFSHKILLAASLIVILAFTLFTLYNDYLQRNAIRADLESYLNEMGESTSTNIRNLLDGRIRLVENLAQNIAQAPDNAEVFMGQQAVTSSFLTDYLGRTDGRFSVRPDSPMPAGYDPRTRPWYKDGMNASGAILTEPYIDLTTNKMVIGILSSVSRDIGVVGGDLALDGLVQIINSLNFGGMGYAFLVNDQGKILVHPDHALVMKSLADVFPGQAPRLTQELSEVDVDGNARLLSFTPVKGLPNANWYIGLSVDKADAYAMLSTFRTSAVIATVVAVVIIIALLGLLIRALMQPLHTMTRAMEDIAEGEGDLTKRLRIHHQDEFGILGMAFNRFVERIHTSIIEVSSATEHVNEVALRVVSASNSSMSNSDEQSNRTNSVAAAINELGAAAQEIANNAAQASQHASSARLLAEEGQQVVDRNIQAMTRLSDLIVSSSGHIEKLNSKTVNIGQILEVITSISQQTNLLALNAAIEAARAGEAGRGFAVVADEVRNLAHRTQESAQQVQTMIEELQVGARESVDTMGQSQRHSQDSVEIANQAGERLGSVTQRIGEIDGMNQSVATATEEQTAVVDSINMDINEINLLNQEGVENLQATLRACTDLEQQAARLKHLVGSFRI, encoded by the coding sequence ATGAACAAAAGCTTGAAATTCAGCCATAAGATCCTGCTGGCGGCGTCACTGATCGTCATACTCGCCTTCACCCTGTTCACGCTGTACAACGACTACCTCCAGCGCAACGCGATTCGCGCCGACCTGGAGAGCTACCTGAACGAGATGGGCGAATCCACGTCGACCAACATCCGCAACCTGCTCGATGGCCGGATCAGGCTGGTGGAAAACCTGGCGCAGAACATTGCCCAGGCGCCGGACAACGCGGAAGTCTTCATGGGCCAGCAGGCCGTCACCTCAAGCTTCCTCACTGACTACCTGGGCCGTACCGACGGCCGCTTCAGCGTGCGCCCCGACTCGCCGATGCCGGCCGGTTACGACCCGCGCACGCGCCCGTGGTACAAGGATGGCATGAACGCCAGCGGGGCGATCCTCACCGAGCCCTACATCGACCTGACCACCAACAAGATGGTCATCGGCATTCTCTCCAGCGTCTCGCGTGACATCGGTGTGGTGGGTGGTGACCTGGCACTCGATGGGCTGGTGCAGATCATCAACTCGCTGAATTTCGGCGGCATGGGCTATGCGTTCCTGGTCAACGACCAAGGCAAGATCCTGGTACACCCGGACCATGCCTTGGTGATGAAGTCCCTGGCGGACGTCTTCCCTGGGCAGGCACCACGCCTGACCCAGGAACTGAGTGAGGTCGACGTCGATGGCAACGCGCGGCTGCTGAGCTTCACCCCGGTCAAAGGCCTGCCGAATGCCAACTGGTACATAGGCCTGTCGGTGGACAAGGCCGATGCCTACGCCATGCTCAGCACCTTCCGCACCTCGGCGGTGATCGCCACGGTGGTGGCGGTGGTGATCATCATCGCCCTGCTCGGCCTGCTGATCCGCGCGCTGATGCAGCCCCTGCACACCATGACCCGGGCCATGGAGGACATCGCCGAAGGTGAAGGCGACCTGACCAAGCGCCTGCGCATCCATCACCAGGACGAGTTCGGCATTCTGGGCATGGCGTTCAACCGCTTCGTCGAGCGGATCCATACGTCCATCATCGAGGTATCGTCGGCCACCGAGCACGTCAACGAAGTGGCGCTGCGCGTGGTCAGCGCCTCCAATTCGTCGATGAGCAACTCGGACGAACAGTCCAACCGCACCAACAGCGTTGCCGCCGCGATCAACGAACTGGGCGCCGCGGCCCAGGAAATCGCCAACAATGCGGCCCAGGCGTCCCAGCACGCCAGCTCGGCGCGCTTGCTGGCCGAAGAGGGTCAACAGGTGGTGGACCGCAATATCCAGGCGATGACGCGGCTGTCCGACCTGATCGTCAGCTCCAGTGGACACATCGAGAAGCTCAACAGCAAGACGGTGAACATCGGTCAGATCCTCGAGGTGATCACCAGTATCTCGCAGCAGACCAACCTGCTCGCGCTCAACGCAGCGATCGAAGCGGCCCGTGCCGGCGAAGCCGGTCGTGGCTTTGCCGTGGTCGCCGATGAAGTGCGCAACCTGGCACACCGCACGCAAGAGTCGGCGCAGCAGGTGCAGACGATGATCGAAGAGCTGCAGGTCGGCGCGCGCGAGTCGGTGGACACCATGGGCCAAAGCCAGCGCCATAGCCAGGACAGTGTCGAGATCGCCAACCAGGCCGGCGAACGCCTGGGCAGCGTGACCCAGCGTATCGGCGAGATCGACGGCATGAACCAGTCGGTGGCGACGGCGACCGAAGAACAGACGGCCGTGGTCGACTCGATCAACATGGACATCAACGAAATCAACCTGCTCAACCAGGAAGGCGTGGAGAACCTGCAGGCTACCCTGCGTGCGTGCACCGACCTGGAACAGCAGGCAGCTCGACTCAAGCACCTAGTGGGCAGCTTCAGGATCTGA
- a CDS encoding nuclease PIN, whose protein sequence is MIDLFSGLDAWVLVSLVLAVTFVLAFEFINGFHDTANAVATVIYTKAMPPHLAVFLSGVFNFLGVLLGGVGVAYAIVHLLPVELLINVNTGHGLAMVFSLLAAAITWNLGTWYFGIPASSSHTLIGSILGVGLANALINGIPLGDGVNWQKAIDIALSLVVSPLAGFVVAALVLIGLKWWRPLSKMHKTPEQRRKLDDKKHPPFWNRLVLVISAMGVSFVHGSNDGQKGIGLIMLVLIGIVPSQFVLDLGSSTYQIERTRDATLHLSQFYQRNEATLGEFLALGKAKTGDLPEQFSCDPQQTEPTITALQRTLKGVTDYHALPSEQRVEVRRYLLCLDDTAKKVGKLPGLDAREKSDLEKLRKDLTATTEYAPFWVIVAVALALGLGTMVGWKRVVLTVGEKIGKQGMTYAQGMAAQITAACAIGMANVFSLPVSTTHVLSSGVAGTMVANKSGLQGGTVKTILLAWVLTLPASMGLAAGLFWLASKALA, encoded by the coding sequence ATGATCGATTTATTCAGCGGACTGGATGCCTGGGTTCTGGTGAGCCTGGTGCTCGCAGTCACCTTCGTGCTCGCCTTCGAGTTCATCAACGGCTTTCATGACACCGCCAACGCGGTAGCCACCGTCATCTACACCAAGGCCATGCCGCCCCACCTGGCCGTGTTCCTGTCCGGTGTCTTCAACTTCCTCGGCGTCCTGCTGGGCGGCGTCGGCGTGGCCTACGCCATCGTCCACCTGCTGCCGGTCGAGCTGTTGATCAACGTCAACACCGGTCACGGCCTGGCCATGGTCTTCTCGCTGCTGGCTGCGGCCATCACCTGGAACCTGGGCACCTGGTACTTCGGCATCCCGGCCTCGAGCTCCCACACGCTGATCGGCTCGATCCTCGGCGTGGGCCTGGCCAATGCCCTGATCAACGGCATCCCGCTGGGCGATGGGGTCAACTGGCAGAAGGCGATCGACATCGCGCTCTCCCTGGTGGTTTCGCCCCTGGCAGGCTTCGTGGTCGCGGCCCTGGTGCTGATCGGCCTGAAGTGGTGGCGCCCGCTGTCGAAGATGCACAAGACCCCGGAACAGCGCCGCAAGCTCGACGACAAGAAGCATCCACCGTTCTGGAACCGGCTGGTGCTGGTCATTTCGGCCATGGGCGTGAGCTTCGTGCACGGCTCCAACGACGGTCAGAAGGGCATCGGCCTGATCATGCTGGTGCTGATCGGCATCGTGCCGTCGCAGTTCGTGCTCGACCTGGGCAGCAGCACCTACCAGATCGAACGTACCCGTGACGCCACCCTGCACCTGAGCCAGTTCTACCAGCGCAACGAAGCGACGCTGGGCGAGTTCCTGGCCCTGGGCAAGGCCAAGACGGGCGACCTGCCGGAGCAGTTCAGCTGCGACCCGCAGCAGACCGAGCCGACCATCACCGCCTTGCAGCGCACGCTCAAGGGCGTGACCGACTACCATGCACTGCCGTCCGAGCAGCGCGTCGAAGTCCGTCGCTACCTGCTGTGCCTGGACGACACCGCGAAGAAGGTCGGCAAGCTGCCAGGCCTCGATGCGCGTGAGAAGTCCGACCTCGAGAAGCTGCGCAAGGACCTGACGGCGACCACCGAATACGCCCCGTTCTGGGTGATCGTGGCCGTGGCACTGGCCCTGGGCCTGGGCACCATGGTCGGCTGGAAGCGTGTGGTGCTGACCGTGGGCGAGAAGATCGGCAAGCAGGGCATGACCTATGCCCAGGGCATGGCTGCCCAGATCACCGCGGCCTGCGCCATCGGCATGGCCAACGTGTTCAGCCTGCCGGTCTCGACCACCCATGTGCTGTCCTCTGGCGTGGCGGGCACCATGGTGGCGAACAAGAGCGGCCTGCAAGGCGGCACGGTGAAGACCATCCTGCTGGCCTGGGTCCTGACCCTGCCGGCGTCCATGGGGCTGGCCGCCGGGCTGTTCTGGCTGGCATCCAAGGCGCTGGCGTAA